The following are encoded in a window of Thermoanaerobaculia bacterium genomic DNA:
- a CDS encoding Rrf2 family transcriptional regulator, which translates to MFGLSSSSSYAVLALSSLAGEGENWILARDLAAAIEAPLPYLSKILHGLSGAGIVEAKRGYRGGFRLLRRADQLTVGEIVIAVEGPDFLEGCLLGRAECSDRRACPAHAFWGLERERIRSQLQRLTLADVARFERAAGRGLKPAGRARPKPAASGARRR; encoded by the coding sequence ATGTTCGGACTCTCGAGTTCCAGCTCCTACGCCGTCCTGGCGCTCTCCAGCCTCGCCGGCGAGGGTGAGAACTGGATTCTCGCCCGCGACCTCGCTGCAGCCATCGAGGCACCCCTGCCCTACCTGTCCAAGATCCTCCACGGCCTTTCCGGAGCCGGCATCGTCGAGGCCAAGCGCGGCTATCGCGGCGGCTTCCGCCTGCTGCGCCGCGCCGACCAGTTGACGGTGGGTGAGATCGTCATCGCCGTCGAAGGCCCGGACTTCCTGGAAGGCTGCCTGCTCGGCCGAGCCGAGTGCTCCGACCGGCGGGCCTGTCCCGCCCACGCCTTCTGGGGCCTCGAGCGCGAGCGCATCCGGTCGCAGCTGCAGCGCCTGACCCTGGCCGATGTCGCGCGCTTCGAGCGCGCCGCCGGCCGGGGCCTGAAGCCCGCCGGCCGCGCCCGGCCGAAGCCCGCCGCCTCAGGCGCGCGGCGCCGCTGA